From Streptomyces sp. NBC_00690, a single genomic window includes:
- a CDS encoding dolichyl-phosphate-mannose--protein mannosyltransferase has protein sequence MTSTAPQTVPGKDADEQPSGWQQRLRRFGYVPRPVIGLRERLVPPYTRPSERVWPVFGIRPERVNALLRASAWGGPLLVALVAGLLRFWNLGKPNAVIFDETYYAKDAWALINQGYEGSWPKDIDKKILRDPSSVDIPVDPGYVVHPPVGKWIIGIGEKLFDFTPFGWRFMVAVLGTLSVLMICRIGRRLFRSTFLGCLAGLLLAVDGLHFVMSRTALLDLVLMFFVVAAFGCLLLDRDWARSKLAAALPLDENDVLHPDRRIAETLRLGWRPWRIAAGVMLGLAAGTKWNGLYVMVAFCVMAVLWDVGARRTAGAVRPYLAVIKRDLLPAFVSTVPVAIVTYIASWSGWIFTDKGYFRDWAEKDGNDSSWDWLLPDWLRSLWHYENEVYDFHVSLTSGHTYESNPWSWIVLGRPVSYYYEDPKAGEQGCPADAADKCASEVLALGTPLLWWAACFAICYVLWRWFFRRDWRAGAIACAIAAGWVPWFLYQERTIFLFYAVVFVPFLCLAVAMMIGAILGPPGSDERRRAIGAIGAGVLVLLIIWNFIYFHPLYTGTPIPVEDWRDRMWLDTWV, from the coding sequence GTGACCAGTACCGCGCCACAGACCGTCCCGGGCAAGGACGCCGACGAACAGCCGTCCGGCTGGCAGCAGCGTCTGCGCAGATTCGGCTATGTGCCCCGTCCCGTGATCGGGCTGCGCGAACGCCTGGTGCCCCCCTACACCCGCCCTTCCGAACGGGTCTGGCCGGTGTTCGGCATCCGACCGGAGCGGGTGAACGCGCTGCTGCGGGCCTCCGCCTGGGGCGGCCCGCTGCTCGTGGCACTGGTCGCCGGCCTGCTGAGGTTCTGGAACCTGGGCAAGCCGAACGCGGTGATATTCGACGAGACGTACTACGCCAAGGACGCGTGGGCGCTGATCAACCAGGGGTACGAGGGCAGCTGGCCCAAGGACATCGACAAGAAGATCCTCCGGGACCCCTCGTCCGTCGACATCCCCGTCGATCCCGGTTATGTGGTGCATCCGCCGGTCGGCAAGTGGATCATCGGCATCGGCGAGAAGCTGTTCGACTTCACCCCCTTCGGCTGGCGCTTCATGGTGGCCGTGCTGGGCACGCTGTCGGTGCTGATGATCTGTCGCATCGGTCGCAGGCTGTTCCGCTCGACCTTCCTCGGCTGTCTCGCGGGTCTGCTGCTCGCCGTGGACGGACTTCACTTCGTGATGAGTCGTACGGCCCTGCTCGACCTGGTGCTGATGTTCTTCGTGGTCGCGGCCTTCGGGTGTCTGCTGCTCGACCGGGACTGGGCACGGTCCAAACTCGCGGCGGCACTGCCTTTGGACGAGAACGATGTGCTGCACCCCGATCGACGGATCGCGGAGACCCTGCGGCTCGGCTGGCGGCCCTGGCGGATCGCGGCCGGTGTGATGCTGGGACTGGCCGCGGGCACCAAGTGGAACGGCCTCTATGTGATGGTCGCGTTCTGCGTGATGGCGGTGCTGTGGGACGTGGGCGCCCGGCGCACCGCGGGTGCGGTGCGACCGTACCTCGCCGTGATCAAGCGCGATCTGCTGCCCGCGTTCGTCTCCACCGTGCCGGTGGCGATCGTGACCTACATCGCCTCCTGGTCGGGTTGGATCTTCACGGACAAGGGCTACTTCCGGGACTGGGCCGAGAAAGACGGCAACGACTCCTCCTGGGACTGGCTCCTGCCCGATTGGCTGCGCAGCCTCTGGCACTACGAGAACGAGGTGTACGACTTCCACGTCTCCTTGACGTCGGGACACACCTACGAGTCGAACCCATGGAGCTGGATCGTCCTCGGCCGCCCGGTCTCCTACTACTACGAGGACCCCAAGGCCGGTGAACAGGGCTGCCCCGCCGACGCCGCCGACAAGTGCGCGAGCGAGGTGCTGGCGCTCGGCACTCCGCTGCTGTGGTGGGCGGCGTGTTTCGCCATCTGCTACGTCCTGTGGCGCTGGTTCTTCCGCCGCGACTGGCGGGCCGGGGCGATCGCGTGCGCCATCGCGGCCGGTTGGGTGCCGTGGTTCCTCTACCAGGAACGCACGATCTTCCTGTTCTACGCGGTCGTCTTCGTGCCGTTCCTGTGTCTTGCGGTGGCGATGATGATCGGCGCGATCCTCGGCCCGCCGGGCTCGGACGAACGTCGGCGGGCGATCGGGGCGATCGGCGCCGGAGTGTTGGTGCTGCTGATCATCTGGAACTTCATCTACTTCCATCCCCTCTACACCGGCACCCCGATCCCGGTGGAGGACTGGCGCGATCGGATGTGGCTGGACACCTGGGTCTGA
- a CDS encoding acyltransferase family protein, protein MEARVRDLAAATPDTRDRYVDLLRVASLGVVVLGHWLMAAVTDDGVGNLLAVIPELQLLTWALQIMPVFFFVGGFSHALSYRSLRRKHPDGSPLYAVFLRARLQRLLRPTVVFILVWGVAALIVQLLDGDGGLTGVALRLVTQPLWFIGIYLAMVAFTPLLLKLHERHGWAAFGALVAAAAAVDVARFAFDVPHIAFANFVFVWLAVHQLGFLRADGRIRMPAALAGAGLLGAAALVAYGPYPLSMVGMPGEKVSNMAPPTLALLCHGLWLVGAVELLKNPGTRLVRRPRVWHAVVAANGLAMTAFLWHLTAMLGVYGAMLALDIPLPEPASAAWWAQTPIRIALAAGITALLVATFRSFERPKATGPGAGGSGPFAAVGITLCLLGVLGLSMVGFAGLLEGRSAMLIAVEVTAPTTVAMALIGWLLVERAAGGRLAVRDGAAGPK, encoded by the coding sequence ATGGAAGCACGCGTTCGCGATCTCGCCGCCGCAACACCCGACACCCGGGACCGGTACGTCGACCTGCTCCGGGTCGCCTCCCTGGGTGTCGTGGTGCTCGGGCACTGGCTGATGGCCGCCGTCACGGACGACGGCGTCGGCAATCTCCTCGCCGTGATCCCCGAGTTGCAGCTGCTCACCTGGGCGCTCCAGATCATGCCGGTCTTCTTCTTCGTCGGCGGGTTCTCGCACGCGCTCTCCTACCGTTCCCTGCGCCGCAAGCACCCGGATGGATCGCCCCTCTACGCCGTGTTCCTGCGCGCCCGGCTCCAACGCCTGCTGCGGCCGACGGTGGTGTTCATCCTGGTCTGGGGCGTCGCAGCGCTGATTGTGCAACTCCTCGACGGCGACGGCGGGCTGACCGGCGTCGCCCTGCGACTGGTCACCCAGCCGCTGTGGTTCATCGGGATCTATCTGGCGATGGTCGCCTTCACTCCCCTGCTGCTGAAGCTGCACGAGCGCCACGGCTGGGCGGCCTTCGGTGCCCTCGTCGCCGCTGCCGCGGCCGTCGACGTGGCGCGCTTCGCCTTCGACGTGCCACACATCGCCTTCGCGAACTTCGTCTTCGTCTGGCTCGCCGTCCACCAACTGGGCTTCCTCCGGGCCGACGGCCGTATTCGGATGCCCGCCGCGCTCGCCGGCGCCGGACTGCTCGGCGCCGCCGCACTGGTCGCTTACGGGCCCTATCCGCTCTCCATGGTGGGGATGCCGGGCGAGAAGGTCTCCAACATGGCCCCGCCCACCCTCGCCCTGCTCTGCCACGGCCTCTGGCTCGTCGGAGCGGTCGAACTGCTGAAGAACCCGGGCACCCGGCTCGTGCGGCGCCCCCGCGTCTGGCACGCTGTCGTCGCCGCGAACGGCCTGGCCATGACCGCCTTCCTCTGGCACCTGACCGCGATGCTCGGGGTGTACGGGGCGATGCTCGCGCTCGACATCCCGCTGCCCGAGCCCGCATCCGCCGCCTGGTGGGCGCAGACCCCGATCCGCATCGCGCTCGCCGCGGGAATCACCGCACTCCTGGTCGCGACCTTCCGCAGCTTCGAGCGCCCCAAGGCCACCGGCCCGGGGGCGGGCGGCTCAGGACCCTTCGCGGCGGTGGGGATCACGCTCTGTCTGCTGGGCGTCCTCGGGCTGTCCATGGTGGGCTTCGCCGGACTGCTGGAGGGCAGGTCCGCGATGCTGATAGCGGTCGAGGTCACCGCCCCCACGACGGTTGCGATGGCGCTGATCGGCTGGCTGCTTGTCGAGCGGGCGGCCG
- a CDS encoding penicillin-binding transpeptidase domain-containing protein yields the protein MRSGVKVAVIGGAFVLVATGVGYGGYTLLFDDDPTSTMSAPKRKTGPPDPTEIDRTSKAFLAAWAAGNAKEAAQLTNNPVEAEPLLAGYRADAKVSKTVITPQAPTGAKVPFSVTSTVTHGAVSKPWSYSSYLQVVRGLSTGKPLVEWTPAVLHPKLQKGTSLKTGPTTAAPVTAVDHSGRELSREEYPSLGPLLDALRKKYGKVAGGTPGVELVITSTDPNAADQTLLPISEGTPGKLRTALDADVQAAAEAAVKQHDSASLVAIKPSTGEIRAIANSPAGGYNTAMLGAQAPGSTMKIVTAAMMLDKGLVDGPASKVECPATVQWMGRTFENLERFSIPDSTFKDSFRRSCNTTFIKAVKPLDERGESGTALGETARKFFGIGLEWKTGVATFDGKVPESDGTETAASYIGQGKITMNALTMASVSATVKDGGFRQPVLVPPSLDDRELATAERMPGSMSAALREMMAATAQSGSGRAAMISVQGNKGAKTGSAEVDGQGKSNSWFTAYAGDLAVAAVVQSGGRGGEAAGPVVAKVLNAR from the coding sequence ATGCGCAGCGGAGTGAAGGTCGCCGTCATCGGCGGAGCATTCGTCCTGGTCGCCACCGGCGTGGGATACGGCGGCTACACGCTGCTCTTCGACGACGACCCCACCTCCACGATGTCCGCGCCCAAGCGCAAGACCGGGCCGCCGGACCCGACCGAGATCGACCGGACGTCCAAGGCGTTCCTGGCGGCCTGGGCCGCGGGCAACGCCAAGGAAGCGGCCCAACTGACCAACAATCCGGTCGAGGCGGAACCACTGCTCGCCGGATACCGGGCGGACGCGAAGGTCAGCAAGACCGTCATCACCCCGCAGGCGCCCACCGGCGCGAAGGTGCCCTTCAGTGTGACGTCGACCGTCACCCACGGCGCCGTCAGCAAGCCCTGGTCGTACTCCTCGTACCTCCAGGTCGTCCGGGGGCTGAGCACCGGCAAGCCGCTGGTCGAGTGGACACCGGCCGTGCTGCACCCCAAGCTCCAGAAGGGGACGAGCCTGAAGACCGGGCCGACGACGGCCGCCCCGGTGACGGCGGTGGACCACAGCGGCCGTGAGCTGTCGCGCGAGGAGTACCCCTCGCTGGGACCGTTGTTGGACGCCCTGCGCAAGAAGTACGGGAAGGTCGCCGGCGGCACCCCCGGAGTGGAGTTGGTCATCACCTCCACCGATCCGAACGCGGCCGACCAGACCCTGTTGCCCATCAGCGAGGGCACACCGGGCAAGCTGCGCACCGCCCTCGACGCCGATGTGCAGGCGGCGGCGGAGGCAGCGGTGAAGCAGCACGACTCGGCGTCCCTCGTGGCGATCAAACCGAGCACGGGAGAGATCCGGGCGATCGCCAACAGCCCAGCCGGCGGCTACAACACGGCGATGCTGGGCGCCCAGGCCCCCGGCTCCACGATGAAGATCGTCACCGCGGCGATGATGCTGGACAAGGGCCTCGTCGACGGCCCCGCGTCGAAGGTCGAGTGTCCGGCGACCGTGCAGTGGATGGGCCGGACCTTCGAGAACCTCGAACGCTTCTCCATCCCCGACAGCACCTTCAAGGACAGTTTCCGCCGCTCCTGCAACACCACCTTCATCAAGGCGGTGAAGCCGCTGGACGAGCGCGGCGAATCCGGTACGGCACTGGGCGAGACGGCGCGCAAGTTCTTCGGCATCGGTCTGGAGTGGAAGACCGGCGTGGCCACCTTCGACGGCAAGGTGCCCGAGTCCGACGGCACCGAGACCGCGGCCTCCTACATCGGACAGGGCAAGATCACCATGAACGCGCTCACCATGGCCTCGGTGTCCGCGACCGTGAAGGACGGCGGATTCCGCCAGCCCGTGCTGGTGCCCCCGTCGCTCGATGACCGCGAACTGGCCACCGCCGAGCGGATGCCCGGCTCGATGTCGGCAGCCCTGCGGGAGATGATGGCGGCCACCGCCCAGTCCGGCTCCGGGCGGGCCGCGATGATTTCGGTGCAGGGGAACAAGGGCGCGAAGACGGGCTCGGCCGAGGTCGACGGCCAGGGGAAGTCCAACAGTTGGTTCACCGCGTACGCGGGGGACCTCGCGGTCGCGGCCGTGGTGCAGTCCGGCGGTCGTGGTGGCGAAGCAGCGGGCCCGGTGGTGGCGAAGGTCCTCAACGCACGGTGA
- a CDS encoding PPOX class F420-dependent oxidoreductase: MAKTMTKHEWRKFVSEGTRTAKLSTVRVDGSPHVAPVWFLLDGDELVFNTSKESVKGRSLRRDGRVAICIEDDEPPFAFVLLQGQAEVSEDEEQALHWATRIAARYMGEDQAEDFGRRNSGPDELTVRVRVAKVNAVAGLTD; encoded by the coding sequence ATGGCGAAGACGATGACGAAGCACGAGTGGCGGAAGTTCGTCTCGGAGGGCACCCGCACCGCGAAGCTCTCCACCGTACGGGTCGACGGTAGCCCCCATGTCGCACCCGTGTGGTTCCTCCTGGACGGCGACGAACTGGTGTTCAACACCAGCAAGGAGTCGGTCAAGGGCCGCAGTCTGCGCCGGGACGGCCGGGTCGCGATCTGCATCGAGGACGATGAACCGCCGTTCGCCTTCGTGCTCCTCCAGGGGCAGGCGGAGGTCAGCGAGGACGAGGAGCAGGCCCTGCACTGGGCGACACGGATCGCCGCCCGCTATATGGGCGAGGACCAGGCCGAGGACTTCGGGCGGCGCAACAGCGGGCCGGACGAACTGACCGTCAGGGTCCGGGTCGCAAAGGTGAATGCCGTCGCCGGGCTGACCGATTGA
- a CDS encoding ubiquitin-like domain-containing protein, with protein MPKAPEPRPPTAPVRRRAADRPDSLRKLVPQALVVAFLAGGTSAFVASDKAVRLTVDGVPRTMHTFADDVEELLADEGVEVGDHDLIAPSPSQDLVSGDDVVVRYGRPVTLTLDGERRRVWTTARTVEGALRQLGVRAEGAHLSASRSLPISRRGLALDVRTERAVTFMADGRARTVRTTAATVAQALAEAGITLRGQDTTSVAPDSFPRQGQTVTVMRISGSREVREESIPYDTVRTEDPQLFRGTEIVTQQGRPGTRRVTYELRSVNGVRQKPKKLADEVVQEPVTRLIKVGTQRMPQSVEGAEGLNWDALARCESGGRPDSVDSSGTHGGLYQFDTGTWRALGGSGRPQDAPAAEQTYRAKKLYVQRGATPWPHCGRRLYR; from the coding sequence GTGCCGAAGGCCCCGGAGCCGCGACCGCCCACCGCCCCCGTCCGTCGGCGCGCGGCCGACCGGCCGGACTCCCTGCGCAAACTCGTCCCCCAGGCCCTCGTGGTCGCCTTCCTCGCCGGCGGCACCTCCGCCTTCGTCGCCAGCGACAAGGCCGTGCGCCTCACCGTCGACGGCGTCCCCCGCACGATGCACACCTTCGCCGACGACGTCGAGGAACTCCTCGCGGACGAGGGCGTCGAGGTCGGCGACCACGATCTGATCGCCCCTTCGCCCAGTCAGGACCTCGTCAGCGGCGATGATGTCGTCGTCCGCTACGGCAGGCCCGTCACCCTCACGCTCGACGGGGAACGCCGTCGGGTGTGGACCACGGCCCGCACCGTCGAAGGCGCCCTGCGCCAACTCGGGGTGCGCGCCGAGGGCGCCCATCTCTCCGCGTCCCGTTCGCTGCCGATCTCCCGCCGGGGCCTCGCCCTCGACGTGCGGACCGAACGCGCCGTCACCTTCATGGCCGACGGCCGCGCACGCACCGTCCGCACCACCGCGGCCACCGTCGCGCAGGCCCTGGCCGAGGCCGGCATCACCCTGCGCGGACAGGACACCACTTCCGTGGCCCCGGACAGCTTCCCGCGCCAGGGGCAGACGGTGACCGTGATGCGGATCTCCGGCTCACGCGAGGTGCGCGAGGAGTCGATCCCGTACGACACGGTCAGGACCGAGGACCCACAGCTGTTCCGGGGCACCGAGATCGTCACCCAGCAGGGCCGGCCGGGCACCCGGCGGGTCACCTACGAACTGCGGAGCGTCAACGGCGTCCGGCAGAAGCCGAAGAAGCTCGCGGACGAAGTGGTCCAGGAGCCGGTGACCCGACTGATCAAGGTCGGCACCCAGCGGATGCCGCAATCCGTCGAGGGCGCCGAAGGACTCAACTGGGACGCGCTCGCCCGCTGCGAGTCCGGTGGCCGTCCCGACTCCGTGGACTCGTCGGGCACGCACGGCGGCCTGTACCAGTTCGACACCGGCACCTGGCGGGCCCTGGGCGGCAGCGGCCGACCGCAGGACGCACCCGCCGCCGAGCAGACGTACCGGGCGAAGAAGCTGTACGTGCAAAGGGGCGCGACTCCGTGGCCGCACTGCGGCCGTAGGCTGTATCGGTGA
- the rsmI gene encoding 16S rRNA (cytidine(1402)-2'-O)-methyltransferase codes for MDGVTTEPPRETPPGPQQTDPSAGLLVLAGTPIGDVADAPPRLAAELAGADVVAAEDTRRLRRLTQALGIQVQGRVVSYFEGNESARTPELVEALAGGARVLLVTDAGMPSVSDPGYRLVAAAVARDIRVTAVPGPSAVLTALALSGLPVDRFCFEGFLPRKAGERLARLKENQAERRTLVYFEAPHRLDDTLAAMAEVFGAGRRAAVCRELTKTYEEIKRGGLAELAAWAADGVRGEITVVVEGAPDAAPGDLDPDELVRRVLVREEAGERRKEAIAAVAVAAGVPKREVFDAVVAAKNTARSVPSDGKGLP; via the coding sequence ATGGACGGCGTGACGACTGAGCCGCCTCGTGAAACTCCCCCCGGACCGCAGCAGACCGACCCCTCGGCCGGACTGCTGGTCCTCGCCGGGACCCCCATCGGCGATGTCGCCGACGCCCCGCCCCGGCTGGCCGCCGAACTGGCGGGCGCCGACGTGGTGGCCGCCGAGGACACCCGACGGCTGCGCCGACTCACCCAGGCCCTCGGCATCCAGGTCCAGGGCCGGGTCGTCTCCTACTTCGAAGGCAATGAGTCGGCCCGCACCCCGGAGCTCGTCGAGGCCCTCGCCGGTGGTGCGCGCGTGCTGCTGGTCACCGACGCCGGCATGCCGTCCGTGTCCGACCCCGGCTATCGGCTGGTTGCGGCGGCCGTGGCCCGGGACATCCGGGTCACCGCCGTGCCGGGCCCCTCCGCGGTCCTCACCGCGCTCGCCCTGTCCGGCCTCCCGGTGGACCGCTTCTGCTTCGAGGGCTTCCTGCCGCGCAAGGCGGGCGAGCGCCTCGCCCGCCTCAAGGAGAACCAGGCCGAGCGGCGCACCCTCGTCTACTTCGAGGCCCCCCACCGGCTCGACGACACCCTCGCGGCCATGGCCGAGGTGTTCGGCGCGGGCCGTCGGGCCGCGGTGTGCCGGGAGTTGACCAAGACCTATGAGGAGATCAAGCGCGGCGGCCTCGCCGAACTGGCCGCCTGGGCGGCCGACGGAGTGCGTGGCGAGATCACCGTCGTGGTGGAGGGCGCCCCGGACGCCGCACCCGGGGATCTCGACCCCGACGAACTGGTGCGCAGGGTGCTGGTGCGCGAGGAGGCGGGGGAGCGGCGCAAGGAGGCCATCGCAGCGGTGGCGGTCGCCGCCGGGGTGCCCAAGCGGGAGGTATTCGATGCCGTCGTGGCGGCAAAGAACACGGCTCGGTCAGTCCCCTCAGACGGTAAAGGACTACCGTAG
- the rsmA gene encoding 16S rRNA (adenine(1518)-N(6)/adenine(1519)-N(6))-dimethyltransferase RsmA: protein MSTTEPDALLSPADIRELAAALGVRPTKQRGQNFVIDANTVRRIVRTAQVRADDVVVEVGPGLGSLTLALLEAADEVVAVEIDDVLASALPATIVARLPERATHFSLVHSDAMLIEELPGPPPTALVANLPYNVAVPVLLHMLDRFPSIERTLVMVQAEVADRLAASPGNKVYGVPSVKANWYADVKRAGSIGRNVFWPAPNVDSGLVSLVRRDPPETTATKAEVFAVVDAAFAQRRKTLRAALAGWAGSPAAAEQALVAAGVSPQARGESLTVAEFARIAEAKA from the coding sequence GTGAGCACCACTGAGCCCGACGCACTTCTGAGCCCCGCCGACATTCGCGAACTGGCCGCAGCACTGGGCGTACGCCCGACCAAGCAGCGCGGTCAGAACTTCGTCATCGACGCCAACACCGTCCGCCGGATCGTCCGTACCGCGCAGGTGCGCGCCGACGACGTGGTCGTGGAGGTGGGACCGGGGCTCGGCTCGCTGACTCTGGCGCTCCTGGAGGCGGCCGACGAGGTGGTCGCCGTCGAGATCGACGACGTACTCGCGAGTGCCCTGCCCGCCACGATCGTCGCCCGGCTGCCCGAGCGCGCCACGCACTTCTCCCTCGTCCACTCGGACGCGATGCTCATCGAGGAACTGCCCGGCCCGCCGCCGACCGCACTGGTCGCGAACCTTCCGTACAACGTGGCCGTGCCCGTGCTCCTGCACATGCTCGACCGTTTCCCCAGCATCGAGCGGACGCTGGTCATGGTGCAGGCCGAGGTCGCGGACCGACTGGCCGCGTCTCCGGGCAACAAGGTGTACGGAGTGCCGTCCGTGAAGGCGAACTGGTACGCCGATGTGAAGCGGGCCGGCTCCATCGGACGCAATGTGTTCTGGCCCGCTCCCAACGTGGACTCCGGTCTGGTCTCCCTCGTGCGCCGCGACCCACCGGAGACCACCGCCACCAAGGCGGAGGTGTTCGCCGTGGTCGACGCCGCGTTCGCGCAGCGCCGCAAGACCCTGCGCGCGGCCCTCGCGGGCTGGGCCGGCTCCCCCGCGGCTGCCGAACAGGCCCTGGTGGCGGCCGGGGTCTCGCCCCAGGCGCGCGGCGAGTCCCTGACGGTGGCGGAGTTCGCCAGGATCGCGGAGGCCAAGGCATGA
- a CDS encoding DUF805 domain-containing protein has product MNYYLDVVKQYAVFSGRARRKEYWMFFLINFVISIVLSIIEAVAGISPFLSLIYGLAILLPSIGVGIRRLHDTDRSGWWLLIALVPLVGFIILLVFNCLEGQRHDNKYGPDPKAGGY; this is encoded by the coding sequence GTGAATTACTACCTGGACGTCGTCAAGCAGTACGCAGTGTTCAGCGGCCGTGCGCGCCGCAAGGAATACTGGATGTTCTTCCTGATCAACTTTGTGATCAGCATCGTCCTGTCGATCATTGAAGCGGTGGCGGGCATCTCGCCGTTCCTCTCCTTGATCTACGGCCTGGCCATCCTGCTGCCGAGCATCGGTGTAGGAATCCGGCGGCTCCACGACACCGACCGCTCCGGCTGGTGGCTGCTGATCGCCCTGGTGCCGCTCGTCGGATTCATCATCCTCCTCGTCTTCAACTGCCTTGAGGGCCAGCGTCACGACAACAAGTACGGACCCGACCCCAAGGCGGGCGGGTACTAG
- a CDS encoding 4-(cytidine 5'-diphospho)-2-C-methyl-D-erythritol kinase, with protein sequence MSGVDDRSVTVRVPAKVNVQLAVGGARPDGFHDLANVFLAVSLFDEVTVTPAARLTVTCAGPDAHQVPLDPTNLAARAATLLAERHGIAPDVHIHIAKDIPVAGGMAGGSADGAAALLACDALWGLRSTRAALLADCAELGSDVPFSLVGGAALGTGRGEQLTELPVGGNFHWVFAAADGGLSTPAVYGEFDRLNEGVRVPEPQASDALLDALRSGDPTALAGALSNDLQPAALSLRPSLRSTLDLGMSAGALAALVSGSGPTTAFLAKNAEAATEVAEALRTSGTCRTARVATSPAPGATIV encoded by the coding sequence ATGAGCGGTGTCGACGACCGGAGCGTGACCGTACGCGTCCCCGCCAAGGTCAACGTCCAACTGGCCGTGGGCGGTGCCCGCCCCGACGGCTTCCACGACCTGGCCAACGTCTTCCTCGCGGTGTCCCTGTTCGACGAGGTGACGGTGACGCCCGCGGCCCGGCTGACCGTCACCTGCGCGGGACCCGACGCCCACCAGGTCCCCCTAGACCCGACGAACCTGGCGGCGCGCGCCGCCACCCTGCTCGCCGAACGCCACGGCATCGCCCCCGATGTGCACATCCACATCGCCAAGGACATTCCCGTCGCCGGTGGCATGGCCGGAGGCAGCGCGGACGGTGCCGCGGCGCTGCTGGCCTGCGACGCCCTGTGGGGGCTGCGCTCCACCCGCGCAGCACTGCTCGCCGACTGTGCGGAACTGGGCAGTGACGTCCCCTTCAGCCTGGTCGGCGGGGCGGCGCTCGGCACCGGGCGCGGGGAACAGCTCACCGAACTGCCCGTGGGCGGCAACTTCCACTGGGTCTTCGCGGCGGCGGACGGCGGACTGTCGACCCCCGCGGTGTACGGCGAGTTCGATCGCCTCAACGAAGGCGTGCGGGTGCCCGAGCCCCAGGCGTCCGACGCACTGCTGGACGCGCTCCGCTCAGGGGACCCCACCGCACTCGCCGGAGCCCTCTCCAACGACCTCCAGCCCGCGGCCCTGTCCCTGCGGCCCTCCCTGCGCTCCACCCTGGACCTGGGCATGTCGGCCGGTGCACTCGCCGCTCTCGTCTCGGGTTCCGGTCCCACGACGGCGTTCCTGGCCAAGAACGCGGAAGCGGCGACCGAGGTGGCCGAAGCGCTCAGGACATCGGGCACCTGCCGCACGGCCCGGGTTGCGACCTCGCCCGCGCCCGGCGCCACCATCGTCTGA
- a CDS encoding TatD family hydrolase: MSASSAPPPLPEPLGVPVADSHTHLDMQEGTVEEALARAAAVGVTTVVQVGCDIKGSRWAAQTAADHDAVWAAVALHPNEAPRIVLGEPGGGGPRQIPREAGGEVALDDALDEIDALAALPQVRAVGETGLDYFRTGPDGVAAQERSFRAHIEIAKRHGKALVIHDRDAHADVLRILAEEGAPERTVFHCYSGDAEMAEICAAAGYYMSFAGNVTFKNAQPLRDALAVAPRELVLVETDAPFLTPMPYRGRPNAPYLIPITLRAMALVKGLDEDTLAAAVAANTAAAFDY; the protein is encoded by the coding sequence ATGAGTGCCTCGTCCGCCCCGCCGCCGTTGCCCGAACCGCTGGGGGTCCCGGTCGCCGACTCCCACACCCACCTGGACATGCAGGAGGGCACCGTCGAGGAGGCGCTGGCCAGGGCCGCAGCCGTCGGAGTCACGACCGTCGTGCAGGTCGGCTGTGACATCAAGGGGTCGCGCTGGGCCGCGCAGACGGCTGCCGACCACGACGCCGTGTGGGCGGCGGTCGCGCTCCACCCCAACGAGGCCCCGAGGATCGTCCTCGGCGAACCGGGGGGTGGGGGCCCGCGGCAGATCCCGCGGGAAGCCGGGGGCGAGGTCGCACTCGATGACGCGCTCGACGAGATCGACGCGCTCGCCGCACTTCCGCAGGTGCGGGCCGTGGGGGAGACCGGCCTTGACTACTTCCGTACCGGTCCGGACGGCGTGGCCGCGCAGGAGCGGTCGTTCCGCGCCCATATCGAGATCGCCAAACGGCACGGCAAGGCCCTGGTCATCCATGACCGTGACGCCCACGCCGATGTGCTGCGCATCCTCGCGGAGGAGGGCGCGCCCGAGCGGACCGTCTTCCACTGCTACTCCGGTGACGCGGAGATGGCCGAGATCTGCGCAGCCGCCGGCTACTACATGTCCTTCGCCGGAAACGTGACCTTCAAGAACGCTCAGCCGCTGCGTGATGCGCTGGCGGTCGCCCCGCGCGAACTGGTGCTGGTGGAGACGGACGCGCCGTTCCTCACCCCCATGCCCTACCGCGGACGGCCTAACGCCCCCTATCTCATTCCGATCACGCTGCGTGCCATGGCCTTGGTGAAGGGGCTGGACGAGGACACGCTGGCCGCGGCGGTGGCGGCGAACACAGCAGCCGCGTTCGATTACTGA